In Opitutaceae bacterium TAV5, one genomic interval encodes:
- a CDS encoding aldolase — protein sequence MSHTTPPQLRPNRLLSNVRAGRIEHLYVLGNHATPRHVDFVAGSGLFETLWFDLEHFDLGTDRLATLTLVARAHPVTTLARLHASDYQTVQRTLETGVGGLMCAMVDTPEQAAQIVRWAKFNNPAPAPGEITGQRGWNGGGIDARYGTVSATDYAAHQNRETVILCQIETEDGLARAGAIAATPGVDGIFFGPGDYAHRIGRLGQIGHPDVFAAMERIAAACRAAGKFWGTLGIGRENYLKVKALGAQLVCPGGDVRVMNLGIKELARTFAED from the coding sequence ATGTCACACACCACACCTCCGCAACTCCGGCCCAACCGCCTACTCTCCAACGTCCGTGCCGGGCGCATCGAACATCTGTATGTACTCGGCAACCACGCCACGCCGCGTCACGTCGATTTCGTGGCCGGCTCGGGTCTGTTCGAAACCCTCTGGTTCGATCTCGAACATTTCGACCTCGGCACCGACCGGCTCGCCACGCTCACTCTCGTGGCCCGTGCGCATCCGGTGACCACACTCGCCCGTCTGCACGCTTCCGATTACCAGACCGTGCAACGTACGCTCGAAACGGGCGTCGGCGGTCTCATGTGCGCCATGGTCGATACGCCGGAGCAGGCCGCGCAGATCGTGCGCTGGGCGAAATTCAACAACCCGGCTCCGGCGCCCGGAGAGATCACCGGTCAACGCGGCTGGAATGGCGGCGGCATCGATGCGCGCTACGGCACCGTATCCGCCACCGACTACGCCGCTCACCAGAATCGCGAGACGGTGATCCTCTGCCAGATCGAGACCGAAGACGGCCTCGCCCGTGCCGGCGCCATTGCGGCGACGCCCGGCGTGGACGGCATCTTTTTTGGCCCCGGCGATTATGCCCACCGCATCGGTCGTCTCGGCCAGATCGGCCACCCGGACGTTTTTGCTGCGATGGAACGGATCGCCGCGGCCTGCCGCGCCGCCGGCAAATTCTGGGGAACGCTGGGCATCGGTCGGGAGAATTATCTCAAGGTAAAGGCGCTCGGCGCGCAGTTGGTTTGTCCCGGCGGGGATGTCCGCGTCATGAATCTCGGGATCAAGGAGCTGGCCCGGACGTTCGCGGAAGACTGA
- a CDS encoding lipase — translation MFFPSRKLSQRLVRFPAASLAAPLFVLTSVCAVDTASFAGNPVVPEPAIYEMLPVANPEENRGDAFPQSVFVEGDPAAPPVLHIALSPEPPENLMLIARCYDFWNHETGSVEIRRAPGNGRYSLHPGVRSSGWYRIEVTATLDTIPIALKRKTGDSRSLETYRWLPFAIVPRPHDAATIPDSPFGIDTGVSSGAAWMPPPAWQAEMAWLTGCRWVRDRMDWMRNNPSRDTFDWTQPKSGAELLARHGLRVLQVIQRPLPAWMQPPGGSGNSFPADLRNAYAYAASAVRNLSPEVQAFEIWNEHDIGHYSDEPPDSYAAMLKAMALGLRHAGVSIKPQRQRQQLPLALLGPFGRNPEVGGYSRILGANNIAPYLDAYSFHTYQPVGDGGFDRILETHMKTSRDMGFGLPSNDKRTLWLTETGKPYGRNRIPDPRTAMEEQLTYLFESHMEAFERGVGPVFTFWLTPYYGSSLSKPKDRILLQFGIMDSHGAPLPAYAALARMTYELGTARLLNKQTINGNRIYLFNTGEADGSNVALALPPAPSGTKSRPPSRMRLPGLSGDTVALDVMGNPLSVSHDAGGLFLETQGFPVYIKNPPATWQSVSTQKAKGSAASSAKTSARKSDLNLGIILRVVYPRGHIDKDPKRVETNWDGLNSNWTPRGYLYTPGETIQATVEIYNFNEKTASGHITPDLPDGFTASLETTSFTVPSMGRMTAKLSIQTPTHTPPDPASASTENEPLWLFRGHFDGKDTTPGASRWRVKPIATTANVKPRAYVFALADKLQPTRTLTYKRTQEGRELRLHLFEPTNLNTNTTASSTLPRPCLVAFHGGGWTGGSPRMMYPFADEAARLGMVGISVEYRLARPLPDAAPTVFDSVEDARSAIRYIRAHAGDLGIDPARIIACGASAGGHLAAATALFSEINDPADDLSISTTPAALILLSPVLDTSPAGYGNAKIGPRWRELSPVEHVTRNLPPTLVFHGTRDTTAPFAGAEKFQSAMLRAGNNSRLVVAENAIHTYMFKDADRYHETLRQMESFLREFGFL, via the coding sequence ATGTTTTTCCCATCCAGAAAACTTTCGCAACGCCTCGTGAGATTCCCGGCGGCGTCTCTGGCCGCTCCTCTCTTCGTGCTGACATCCGTCTGTGCGGTTGATACCGCCAGCTTCGCTGGCAATCCCGTCGTTCCGGAGCCCGCTATCTACGAAATGCTTCCCGTCGCCAATCCGGAGGAGAACCGTGGCGATGCGTTTCCCCAATCCGTTTTTGTCGAAGGCGACCCGGCAGCACCGCCCGTCCTCCACATTGCCCTTTCGCCGGAGCCTCCGGAAAATCTGATGCTCATCGCAAGATGCTATGACTTTTGGAATCATGAAACAGGCTCCGTCGAGATTCGCCGCGCTCCCGGCAACGGGCGCTACAGCCTGCATCCGGGTGTCCGGTCCTCCGGCTGGTATCGTATCGAAGTAACTGCGACACTCGACACTATCCCCATTGCCCTCAAACGAAAGACCGGCGACTCCCGCTCGCTGGAAACCTACCGGTGGTTGCCGTTTGCCATCGTGCCACGTCCGCACGATGCAGCCACGATACCCGACAGCCCCTTCGGCATCGACACCGGCGTCAGTTCCGGGGCCGCATGGATGCCACCGCCTGCCTGGCAGGCCGAGATGGCCTGGCTGACCGGTTGCCGCTGGGTCCGCGACCGCATGGACTGGATGCGCAATAATCCTTCACGCGACACGTTCGACTGGACTCAACCGAAATCCGGAGCGGAGCTTCTGGCCCGGCACGGTCTGCGCGTCCTGCAAGTCATCCAGCGTCCCCTGCCTGCATGGATGCAGCCACCCGGCGGCTCCGGCAACAGCTTCCCTGCCGACCTGCGCAACGCCTATGCGTATGCCGCCAGCGCCGTCCGGAATCTTTCGCCCGAAGTGCAGGCATTCGAAATCTGGAACGAGCACGATATCGGCCACTACTCGGACGAGCCACCCGATTCCTATGCCGCCATGCTCAAGGCCATGGCTCTCGGCTTGCGCCACGCAGGAGTATCCATAAAACCACAACGCCAGCGGCAACAACTTCCGCTGGCGCTCCTCGGTCCGTTCGGGCGCAATCCCGAAGTTGGCGGCTACTCCCGCATTCTCGGAGCCAACAACATCGCGCCCTACCTCGATGCCTACAGCTTCCACACCTACCAGCCGGTCGGCGACGGCGGCTTCGACAGGATTCTCGAAACGCACATGAAAACCAGCCGCGACATGGGCTTCGGGTTGCCTTCGAACGATAAACGCACCCTCTGGCTCACCGAGACCGGCAAGCCCTACGGACGCAACCGCATTCCCGACCCGCGCACCGCAATGGAGGAGCAGCTGACATATCTCTTCGAGAGCCACATGGAGGCGTTTGAAAGAGGCGTAGGCCCTGTCTTCACCTTCTGGTTGACCCCTTACTACGGCTCCAGTCTCAGCAAGCCCAAGGACCGCATCCTGCTGCAATTTGGCATCATGGATTCCCACGGGGCGCCGTTGCCCGCCTATGCGGCACTCGCCCGCATGACTTACGAACTCGGCACAGCTCGCCTGCTGAACAAACAAACGATAAACGGAAACCGCATCTATCTTTTCAATACAGGAGAAGCCGACGGCAGCAATGTTGCCCTTGCGCTTCCACCCGCTCCTTCCGGAACCAAAAGCAGGCCCCCTTCCCGGATGCGCTTGCCCGGCCTGTCGGGAGACACCGTCGCGCTGGACGTAATGGGAAACCCGCTGTCCGTCTCGCATGATGCCGGCGGGCTGTTTCTGGAAACACAGGGCTTTCCCGTTTACATCAAAAATCCACCTGCAACCTGGCAGTCCGTCTCCACTCAAAAAGCAAAGGGAAGCGCCGCCTCATCCGCCAAAACCTCCGCCCGGAAAAGCGATCTGAATCTCGGTATTATCCTGCGTGTCGTGTATCCGCGCGGACACATCGACAAAGATCCCAAACGTGTTGAAACCAACTGGGACGGCCTCAACTCCAACTGGACTCCGCGCGGCTATCTCTACACCCCCGGCGAGACGATTCAGGCGACAGTCGAGATTTACAATTTCAACGAAAAAACCGCCTCAGGACACATCACGCCGGATCTGCCGGACGGCTTCACGGCCAGCCTGGAAACAACGTCGTTCACCGTGCCGTCGATGGGACGCATGACCGCCAAACTTTCCATCCAGACGCCCACGCATACTCCACCCGACCCGGCCTCCGCTTCCACAGAGAACGAACCGCTCTGGCTTTTCCGAGGACATTTCGACGGCAAAGACACCACGCCCGGCGCCTCGCGATGGAGGGTAAAACCCATCGCCACGACTGCCAATGTCAAACCACGCGCCTATGTCTTCGCTTTGGCCGACAAGCTTCAGCCCACGCGAACGCTCACCTACAAACGCACTCAAGAGGGGCGCGAACTCCGTCTCCATCTTTTCGAACCAACAAACCTCAACACCAATACCACCGCCTCTTCCACGCTACCCCGTCCGTGCCTCGTCGCATTCCACGGCGGCGGATGGACCGGCGGTTCGCCCCGCATGATGTATCCCTTCGCCGACGAGGCTGCCCGCCTCGGCATGGTGGGTATCAGTGTGGAATATCGCCTGGCTCGTCCGCTTCCGGATGCTGCCCCGACCGTTTTCGATTCGGTGGAAGATGCCCGTTCCGCCATTCGCTACATTCGTGCGCACGCTGGCGACTTGGGAATTGATCCGGCCCGGATCATTGCCTGCGGCGCATCCGCAGGCGGACATCTCGCCGCCGCCACTGCATTGTTTTCCGAAATCAATGACCCTGCCGACGATCTTTCGATTTCCACCACTCCCGCCGCCCTGATTTTGCTGTCGCCCGTCCTCGACACTTCCCCCGCCGGCTATGGAAACGCCAAAATTGGCCCACGATGGAGAGAGTTGTCTCCCGTCGAGCACGTCACCCGGAATCTGCCGCCAACCCTTGTTTTTCATGGCACCCGCGACACCACGGCGCCCTTCGCCGGAGCGGAGAAATTTCAGTCGGCCATGCTCCGTGCAGGAAACAACAGCAGACTGGTCGTCGCTGAAAATGCGATACACACCTACATGTTCAAGGATGCCGACCGTTATCACGAAACCTTGCGGCAGATGGAGTCGTTTCTCCGCGAATTCGGCTTTCTCTGA
- a CDS encoding N-terminal cleavage protein — MLPPPHATRITMPVPSARHGFTLIELLTVIAIIGILAAIMIPTVSAVRRSARNATCISNLRQVHIAIMAYAQDRRDVFPDVNNVSVSPTLQWWGAVQPYMGAPNATDIKLVAKVLQCPEVVLISQQKAAPGTNHGLYPNYGMSTSLGQLVSSSGTASGKKVRITDVRNPSRTLLAGDNGVNDTTGARQSSLSVTTVVMQGDKHRQGSNFVWVDGHVSTWKDVTRLAEDPYKPGGPEDVWSP; from the coding sequence ATGCTCCCCCCGCCCCATGCCACCCGTATCACCATGCCTGTGCCTTCAGCCAGGCATGGTTTCACACTTATCGAATTGCTCACTGTCATTGCGATCATCGGGATCCTGGCCGCGATCATGATTCCGACAGTAAGCGCCGTGCGCCGCAGCGCCCGCAACGCCACCTGCATCAGCAATCTTCGTCAGGTGCATATCGCCATCATGGCGTATGCCCAGGATCGCCGGGATGTTTTCCCTGACGTAAACAACGTAAGCGTGAGTCCCACCCTTCAATGGTGGGGGGCGGTGCAGCCTTACATGGGCGCTCCCAATGCAACCGATATCAAGTTGGTCGCCAAGGTCCTGCAATGCCCCGAGGTGGTCTTGATCTCCCAGCAAAAAGCAGCCCCTGGCACGAACCATGGTCTCTATCCCAACTATGGCATGAGCACCAGCCTCGGACAGCTCGTAAGCTCATCGGGCACTGCCTCGGGGAAAAAAGTCAGGATCACGGATGTCCGGAATCCGTCACGCACCTTGCTGGCCGGTGACAATGGCGTGAACGACACGACGGGCGCGCGCCAGTCCAGCCTCTCCGTCACCACAGTGGTGATGCAGGGCGACAAGCACCGCCAGGGCTCCAACTTCGTGTGGGTGGACGGCCACGTCTCCACATGGAAAGATGTTACGCGTCTAGCCGAAGACCCTTACAAACCCGGTGGCCCGGAAGACGTCTGGAGCCCGTAA
- a CDS encoding AraC family transcriptional regulator: MPQSASLNDVSGIRPLEHAIGTGSPREAFLTLLDAVLAEERSGPAAVFAHENNPECLSIAEGQGGPRGTSLALVDAFRFIFVLGGTYRAIRDVRDRRQDRVVRSGEFYWIRPDDWNLVRNDSARTVLSVIFARNETRYVWYHHRREGEPERRERGARPEAHTALRYHTHAGASQELLHAVALMDAAMEKSAVSCGAVTARASARALLGWCLRELRLDANLEAAANAAGTLAPGRRAFDEICAYVAEHLQSDLSREQVAGVFRISEDHLTRLFRIHARCGFVEFVRAERFRLAERLLATSRLSVKEVAAACGFNLSEYFIKRFREQHGVTPAAWRRRHADARRAETGSSGA; this comes from the coding sequence ATGCCCCAATCTGCTTCCCTCAATGATGTTTCCGGCATTCGCCCCTTGGAGCATGCCATCGGGACAGGCAGTCCTCGCGAGGCATTTTTGACATTGCTGGACGCGGTGCTGGCGGAAGAGAGGAGCGGACCCGCTGCGGTTTTTGCGCATGAGAACAACCCGGAATGCCTCTCCATCGCAGAGGGACAGGGGGGGCCACGGGGAACAAGCCTGGCTTTGGTGGACGCTTTCCGGTTCATTTTTGTCCTCGGAGGAACGTACCGGGCGATTCGTGACGTCAGGGACCGGAGGCAGGACCGGGTCGTGCGAAGCGGTGAGTTTTATTGGATACGCCCGGACGACTGGAACCTCGTGCGCAATGATTCGGCGCGAACGGTGCTGTCCGTCATCTTTGCCAGAAACGAGACGCGCTATGTCTGGTATCACCACCGGCGGGAGGGCGAGCCGGAGCGGCGCGAGCGCGGCGCCAGGCCGGAGGCGCATACGGCGTTGCGCTATCACACGCATGCGGGCGCGAGTCAGGAGTTGCTGCACGCGGTGGCGCTGATGGATGCGGCGATGGAGAAAAGCGCCGTGTCGTGTGGCGCGGTCACGGCGAGGGCCTCGGCCCGCGCCTTGCTGGGGTGGTGTCTGCGCGAGCTGCGGCTGGATGCGAATCTGGAGGCGGCAGCGAATGCCGCGGGAACGCTCGCGCCGGGGCGACGGGCGTTTGACGAAATCTGCGCCTACGTCGCCGAGCACCTGCAAAGCGACCTGAGCCGCGAGCAGGTGGCGGGCGTTTTCCGGATCAGCGAGGATCACCTGACGCGCCTGTTTCGTATCCATGCGCGTTGCGGGTTCGTGGAGTTTGTGCGCGCGGAGCGGTTCCGGCTGGCCGAGCGGCTGCTCGCCACCAGCCGCCTCTCGGTCAAGGAGGTGGCGGCGGCCTGCGGCTTCAACCTGAGCGAGTATTTCATCAAGCGCTTCCGCGAGCAGCACGGCGTCACACCTGCGGCATGGCGGCGACGGCATGCCGACGCCAGGCGGGCGGAGACCGGCTCATCCGGCGCCTGA
- a CDS encoding DNA-binding protein has protein sequence MKLYADTSFIGSLYLHSDANHGAAVTALERLNTAPQFPLTPFGVVEIENMLSRLEYKGILHSAEVRQIMKMIKNDIGTGLLHSTPLHAYEWLQDTRDLIRKITPLTGTRTLDTMHIALARNSNATHFASFDKNQRKAAAAAKLQLFPSSI, from the coding sequence ATGAAACTATACGCGGATACCTCTTTCATCGGCTCCCTCTATCTGCATTCGGACGCTAATCACGGCGCGGCTGTCACCGCCCTCGAAAGGCTGAACACCGCGCCGCAATTTCCGCTCACTCCCTTTGGCGTGGTCGAAATTGAAAACATGCTCTCCCGCCTCGAATACAAGGGAATCCTCCATTCCGCGGAGGTCAGGCAAATCATGAAAATGATCAAAAATGACATCGGGACAGGCCTTCTGCATTCCACTCCCCTTCATGCTTACGAATGGCTGCAAGACACCCGGGATCTCATCCGCAAAATCACTCCGCTTACGGGCACACGGACACTGGACACCATGCACATCGCATTAGCCCGAAACAGCAACGCAACCCACTTCGCGTCGTTCGACAAAAACCAGCGCAAGGCGGCCGCCGCGGCAAAACTCCAGTTGTTCCCTTCTTCCATCTAG
- a CDS encoding 2-hydroxy-3-oxopropionate reductase: protein MSRTVSFVGVGRMGANMARRLKECGYTVAAVYDTHAPVAAALAEEIGATHAPSLAAVTASAEVIFTVVTDDAAQLAVFAEEGDSLLADPAAAAGKVFVNCATITPATHVEVERRARAAGAVTLEGCMASSIPQARNGTLYLMCAGDRATFDRVEPILKNLSSALRYIGRTGQAAQVKALVNMVMNINTAGLAEGLGLGAALGLDLDMLREVFAQTGANSQVLKTDGEDMQLRSHDCFFSAAHAAKDSGIALALGQEAGLLLPLAAATRSQYDRMVTLGLGDLDKSGIAELTFKGRQG, encoded by the coding sequence ATGTCCCGAACGGTCTCATTTGTCGGAGTCGGTCGCATGGGAGCCAACATGGCCCGCCGGCTCAAGGAGTGTGGTTACACGGTTGCTGCCGTGTATGATACGCATGCGCCGGTCGCCGCCGCGCTGGCGGAGGAAATCGGCGCCACGCACGCGCCATCGCTCGCGGCGGTGACGGCTTCGGCGGAGGTGATTTTTACCGTGGTGACCGACGACGCCGCGCAACTGGCCGTGTTTGCCGAAGAGGGCGACTCGCTGCTGGCCGATCCGGCTGCGGCGGCGGGGAAGGTGTTTGTCAACTGCGCCACGATCACGCCGGCCACGCACGTCGAGGTGGAGCGCCGCGCGCGGGCGGCCGGCGCGGTAACGCTGGAGGGCTGCATGGCGTCGTCGATCCCGCAGGCGCGCAACGGCACGCTTTACCTGATGTGCGCCGGCGACCGGGCGACCTTCGACCGTGTGGAGCCGATCCTGAAAAACCTCAGTTCGGCGCTCCGCTACATCGGCCGCACCGGTCAGGCCGCGCAGGTGAAGGCGCTGGTCAACATGGTCATGAACATCAACACCGCCGGCCTCGCCGAGGGTCTCGGCCTGGGCGCGGCGCTCGGACTCGATCTCGACATGCTGCGCGAAGTGTTTGCGCAGACGGGCGCGAATTCGCAGGTGCTGAAGACCGACGGCGAGGACATGCAGTTGCGCTCGCACGACTGCTTCTTCTCGGCGGCGCACGCGGCCAAGGATTCGGGCATCGCGCTGGCGCTCGGCCAGGAAGCGGGCCTGTTGCTGCCGCTGGCCGCAGCGACCAGATCGCAATACGACCGCATGGTCACGCTCGGCCTCGGCGACCTCGACAAGAGCGGCATCGCCGAACTGACGTTCAAGGGCCGGCAGGGCTGA
- a CDS encoding 16S rRNA methyltransferase: protein MDRLKPLFPEIPTDRWDLLARMAALHREWNTRVNLVSRKDIDHLEWHHYAPCLAAVKFLRLAEGATLIDVGTGGGFPGLVLAALYPQARFTLADSVGKKITVVADIVKKLGLRNAEVKNVRVETLARQYDFVTGRAVTSLPGFVQLVRKLVRPVPVRDPTANTGPDTPANGILYWKGGSLADEEAALGLAPARVLSLEETLGDPYFHEKYIVHYPQPDLARARPPAPAPV, encoded by the coding sequence ATGGATCGCCTCAAACCCCTTTTCCCCGAAATCCCCACGGACCGCTGGGACTTGCTCGCGCGCATGGCCGCCCTGCACCGCGAGTGGAATACCCGGGTGAATCTCGTCTCGCGCAAGGACATCGACCACCTCGAGTGGCACCACTACGCGCCCTGCCTCGCCGCCGTGAAGTTTCTCCGGCTCGCGGAAGGCGCCACGCTGATCGATGTCGGCACCGGCGGGGGTTTTCCCGGCCTCGTCCTCGCCGCGCTTTACCCGCAGGCACGCTTCACGCTGGCCGACTCGGTCGGCAAAAAGATCACCGTCGTCGCCGACATCGTAAAAAAACTCGGGCTCCGCAACGCCGAGGTGAAGAACGTCCGCGTGGAGACGCTCGCCCGGCAATACGACTTCGTCACCGGCCGCGCCGTGACCTCGCTGCCCGGCTTTGTGCAACTCGTCCGGAAACTCGTCCGGCCCGTTCCCGTCCGCGATCCGACCGCCAACACCGGCCCCGACACACCGGCCAACGGCATCCTTTACTGGAAAGGCGGCAGCCTCGCCGACGAGGAAGCCGCCCTCGGCCTCGCCCCGGCCCGCGTCCTCTCGCTGGAGGAGACGCTGGGCGACCCGTACTTTCACGAGAAGTATATCGTGCATTATCCGCAGCCGGACCTCGCCCGCGCCCGGCCTCCCGCACCGGCGCCGGTGTGA